From a single Nicotiana tomentosiformis chromosome 2, ASM39032v3, whole genome shotgun sequence genomic region:
- the LOC104119585 gene encoding receptor-like kinase TMK3, giving the protein MEAANQMGFVLTLLLSLFSFAYSVTDPNDLAIINEFRKGLENSELLDWPVNGNDPCGPQAWPHIICSGNRIQQIQVMGLGLKGSLPQKFNQLSKLTNLGLQRNQFSGKLPSFSGLSELRYAFLDFNQFDSIPSDFFNGLVSLEVLALDDNPLNATTGWSLPSELQGSAQLTNLTLVNCNLAGFLPEFLGNMSSLDVLLLSKNRLSGPIPGTFKDSELKMLWLNDQFGDGMSGSIDVISTMGLMTSLWLHGNHFSGKIPKKIGSLIYLQDLNVNSNDLVGLIPESLANMPISHLDLNNNHFMGPIPNFKATNVSYQSNSFCQTKIGALCNTEVMALLEFLDELNYPSKLVESWSGNNPCDGPWWGLSCDNNQKVIVINLPKSNLSGTLSPSIAKLDSLTHIYLGSNNISGSIPSSWTSLKHLVVLDLSNNNISLPLPKFTGPVKLFVSGNSLLNSSPLVASPSQKNNNTSPGASPYSSTNKPSSSKSKLVIFVVPIASFAILVFLAISLYVYVRKRSVDRRKGPTSLVIHPRDPSDSDDMVKIAVADETKGSLSILTESGSASIHSGKYPMVEAGNLVISVQVLRNVTKNFAPENELGRGGFGVVYKGELDDGTKIAVKRMEAGVISSKASDEFQAEISVLSKVRHRNLVSLLGYSAEGNERILVYEYMPLGALNEHLFHWKSLNLEPLSWKKRLNIALDVARGMEYLHTLAHQCFVHRDLKSSNILLTDDFRAKVSDFGLVKLAPDGEKNSVVTRLAGTFGYLAPEYAVTGKITTKVDVFSFGVVLMELLTGWMALDEDRPNESQYLVAWFWNIKSCEEKLMAAIDPALDVKEEAFESSIYTIAELAGHCTAREPGQRPDMSHAVNVLAPLVEKWKPLEEDEEDYCGIDYSLPLNQMVKGWQETEGEDVDLEDTIPARPTGFAESFKSADGR; this is encoded by the exons ATGGAGGCCGCTAACCAAATGGGGTTTGTTCTAACGCTGCTTCTTTCACTTTTTTCATTTGCTTACAGTGTTACAGACCCCAATGACTTAGCCATAATCAATGAGTTCAGAAAAGGTTTGGAAAATTCAGAGCTTTTGGATTGGCCAGTTAATGGTAATGACCCTTGTGGTCCTCAAGCTTGGCCTCATATAATTTGTAGTGGTAACAGAATTCAACAGATTCAAGTTATGGGGTTGGGGTTAAAAGGTTCTTTACCACAGAAATTTAATCAGTTGTCTAAACTGACAAATTTGGGGTTGCAAAGGAATCAATTCAGTGGAAAGTTACCATCTTTTAGTGGTTTGTCTGAATTGAGGTATGCTTTCTTGGATTTTAACCAGTTTGATAGTATTCCATCTGATTTCTTTAATGGACTTGTGAGTTTAGAAGTGTTGGCATTAGATGACAATCCTCTGAATGCCACTACTGGTTGGTCTTTGCCTAGTGAACTACAAGGTTCAGCTCAATTGACTAACTTGACTTTGGTGAATTGCAATTTAGCTGGTTTTTTACCTGAATTTCTTGGAAATATGTCTTCTTTAGATGTACTGTTATTGTCCAAGAATCGACTTTCGGGTCCGATTCCAGGTACTTTTAAGGACTCTGAGCTAAAAATGCTTTGGTTGAATGATCAGTTTGGTGATGGAATGAGTGGTTCAATTGATGTGATTTCAACAATGGGATTAATGACAAGTCTTTGGCTACATGGGAATCATTTTTCAGGTAAAATTCCAAAGAAGATTGGTAGTTTGATATATCTGCAGGATCTTAATGTCAACAGCAATGATCTTGTTGGTTTAATTCCTGAATCTTTAGCAAATATGCCAATAAGTCATCTTGATTTGAATAACAATCATTTCATGGGTCCAATACCAAATTTCAAGGCTACAAATGTTAGTTATCAATCTAACTCTTTTTGTCAAACCAAAATAGGTGCACTTTGTAACACAGAGGTTATGGCACTTTTAGAATTTCTTGATGAGTTGAATTATCCATCTAAACTTGTTGAATCATGGTCAGGAAATAATCCTTGCGACGGTCCGTGGTGGGGATTAAGCTGTGACAATAACCAAAAGGTTATTGTGATAAACTTGCCTAAGTCCAATCTTTCTGGAACCTTGAGTCCTTCCATTGCAAAATTAGATTCTCTAACTCATATCTATCTTGGATCGAACAATATTTCTGGTTctattccatctagttggactaGCTTGAAACATTTGGTTGTGCTTGATTTAAGTAATAACAACATTTCCCTTCCTCTGCCAAAATTTACTGGCCCCGTGAAACTTTTTGTTAGTGGAAATTCACTATTGAACTCGAGTCCTCTTGTAGCAAGCCCTTCACAAAAGAATAATAATACATCCCCCGGTGCTTCACCCTATTCATCGACCAATAAGCCAAGCTCTTCTAAGTCTAAGCTAGTCATTTTTGTGGTTCCTATTGCAAGTTTTGCAATTTTAGTTTTTCTTGCTATTTCATTATATGTTTATGTCCGGAAGAGGAGTGTGGATAGGCGCAAAGGTCCAACTTCTCTTGTGATTCATCCTAGAGATCCTTCTGATTCGGATGACATGGTCAAGATAGCAGTAGCTGATGAAACTAAAGGAAGTCTTTCGATATTGACTGAAAGTGGTTCTGCTAGCATACACAGTGGTAAATACCCTATGGTTGAAGCTGGCAATTTGGTCATATCAGTTCAAGTACTTAGGAATGTAACCAAGAACTTTGCTCCAGAAAATGAACTTGGTCGTGGGGGTTTTGGAGTGGTTTATAAAGGAGAGTTAGACGATGGGACAAAAATAGCTGTCAAAAGAATGGAGGCTGGAGTAATTAGCAGCAAAGCGTCGGATGAATTTCAAGCTGAAATTTCTGTTCTTTCGAAAGTCAGACATCGGAATCTAGTGTCTCTATTGGGATATTCAGCTGAAGGCAATGAAAGAATTCTTGTTTATGAATACATGCCACTAGGTGCTCTTAACGAGCATCTTTTCCACTGGAAAAGTCTGAATTTGGAGCCTCTATCCTGGAAGAAGAGGCTGAATATTGCCTTAGATGTTGCTAGAGGAATGGAGTATCTGCATACACTCGCTCATCAGTGTTTCGTACACAGAGATCTCAAGTCCTCAAATATCTTGCTGACTGATGATTTCCGAGCAAAAGTATCAGACTTTGGACTTGTGAAACTTGCTCCTGATGGAGAGAAGAACTCTGTGGTAACCAGGCTAGCTGGAACTTTTGGATATCTAGCACCTGAATATGCTG TTACTGGTAAAATCACCACAAAGGTTGATGTGTTTAGTTTCGGCGTGGTGCTAATGGAGTTGTTAACTGGTTGGATGGCGCTTGATGAGGATAGACCTAATGAGAGCCAATACTTAGTTGCATGGTTCTGGAACATCAAATCCTGTGAAGAGAAACTAATGGCAGCCATCGATCCAGCTCTGGATGTAAAAGAGGAGGCATTTGAGAGCAGCATCTACACCATTGCAGAACTTGCTGGTCACTGCACAGCAAGGGAGCCGGGACAACGGCCTGATATGTCCCATGCTGTGAACGTGCTCGCCCCGCTTGTTGAGAAATGGAAGCCCCTTGAGGAAGATGAAGAGGACTATTGTGGTATTGATTACAGTCTTCCCCTCAATCAAATGGTAAAGGGATGGCAAGAAACAGAAGGAGAAGACGTCGACCTTGAAGACACTATCCCTGCTAGGCCTACTGGATTTGCCGAGTCCTTTAAATCAGCAGATGGTAGATAA